In Sphingobacteriales bacterium, the sequence AAAATTACCAACACATCCGTAACTGTCAGGATAGATGTTGAATGAAACACCTGGTTTTTCCTTCACAAAAACATTTGAAACAAAAGTGTCTTTACAGCCAAAACTACTTACAGCAATCAGGCTGACATTATAGGTGCCATGGTTTGAATAAAGATGGGTCGGATTGGCGGAAGTGCTGGAAGTATTATCCCCGAAACTCCAGTAATAATTTGATAATGAGCCATTCCCCGGCATAATTTGAGACATGTTGTAAAAAGGAGTTTGATCACCCTGACAGACGGTATCTGCTGAAAACGAAGCCGATGGCAGGTCATAAACCTGAAATGTTTTTGTTACCGAATCAACCCCGCAGGTATCGCTGACTATCAGCTTGACAGTATATATTCCTGCATTGCTGAATGTCAGATTTGACGGTTTTTGCTGGGTGCTTACATTCCCATTGCCAAGATACCAGGTGTATTTGGCAAAAGGAGAAAGGTCTTTTGACTGATTATTGTACTGAATGGTTGCCGGCAGACATTGATTGTCAATATTTCCGATTGCAGCTACCGGTTTTTTGTAAACATATATTGTTGAAGAGGCTGTGGAGGTTCCGCAACTCCCTGTTATTTTTAACGTTACGTTATATGTTCCTGTATCTTTGAAAGTGTGTACGGGATTTTGGAGAGTCGAGGTGGAATTGTCCCCGAAATTCCATAAATACGTCAGGTTATCACCTTTTGATGTATCGGTAAAACTGACCTGATATTCCTTACATCCGACATTTGAGGGTGAATATTTGAATCCTGCCTGCAAAGGCCCGTAAACAGTTACATTTATGCTTTCCGTGTCGATGCCGCAGAGATTGCTGTCTTTCAGAATGACAGTATATTTTCCCGGATTGTTAAACTTATGTGTAGGCCCGGCACCGATAGAGCTCCAGCCACTATTACTACCATCGCCAAAATCCCAGAAAAAGAATTTTGTGCCTGCATAGCAATTAAATTCTGTTTTATTTTGAAAGCTTATCGTGGTGTTGGGATAGCAGACTACATATTTATCTGCTGAAACTTTGGCGATATCTTTCGTATAAGCATTGACAGGCCCCCATGTTGCCTGTGTACTCCCACAACTATTAGTGGCTGTCAGCTTAACATATAAACTGCAGCTGGATGTTTTATAAATATGGTAAACACTGTCTCCCTGATTGGAATAGTCAAAAGTTTCGGTAGATCCGTCACCAAAATCCCAGACAAATTGGGTACAACCCGAAACGTGTGTCGAGGTGTTTTTAAATGAGGTGGTAAATGGAATACATCCGTTGGAATGTCCGTTGTCGGGGCCTCCGATACCTACAACCGGGTAACGCAGGTTGATGACCTTCCCATAAAATATTCTTTCGCAGCTATTGGTATCCCTGCTGATGACATAGACATCAAAAACACCTGTTTTCATGTAAGTGTGTTTGATAAGGCCATTGGGATACGGAAGAAGGACATTCCCTGAAGAAGATGAGCCGTCACCAAAGTCAATGTAATAGTTGAGAAGGGTGTCAGGTGAAGCAAATGACTGCGTAAATGTGTCGGGGTCAGTAACCAGACTCAGGCATCTTTTCCATGTTACAGACTGAAGGGCAATACCAAGATTGTTGTAAAATCTGATGGGTGGCTTGCCGTTTAAAACCGTCAGCGACTTTGTCTTGTTATAGGAACAGCCATTCTGTGTAACCTTTAAATTTATATTGTAATTTCCTGTTGATGAATACTTTATAGAAACTGTGTCGGAGTTTGTTGAACTACTTCCATTGCCAAAAGTCCAGTAATAAGTAGCTGAAGAGTTGCCGGTAGTTTTATTGGTGAAAAATGCACGTGAATCCTTGCAGACAGTGTCGGAAAGCATTGAAAAATCGACTGTGGGAGGGTTATAGATACTAATGTTATTAAATGCAGAATCAACACAGGAGGATGGGGTTACTGCGATAAGGGTAATTCTGTAAGTACCTGCATTCTTCATCAGCATTCCGGGATTAGATAATCCGGTTGTCGTATCAAAACAAACTCCGTTGATATACCAGTAGTAAGTTGAAGTACTGGCCAGTGTGCCACTGGATGTGTTGCTCAGTTTTATGGTATCAGGACTAATGCACCCGTTATTGTTCAGTGTATAAGAAAAGGAAGGATTCAGATTTGTACAATTTTGTGCGGTTACTTTCGATTGATTGATAAGAATAAGAAAAATAATAAGCAGATAAAGAATGATCCAGTTGATGGAATAGATTCTTTTAAAATGATTTTTTCTATTGTTAGACTGACCTCTGCTCCCTATCAGTGAAAGAAGTATGTAAATCGTTGTAATTGTTACCATTGCCCCGTTAGTTTTGATAGTTGTTCGACCATGACATTTTACCTATCATCATTGCTCAGTAAGTGGTACGAAAATATAATTTAGCAAAAAGGGATTGCAAATTAATTTTCTGAGGGGCTGTATAAGATTTTATAATACAATTGGTTAGAATACACTTTCCCATCGTCTTAAGTTTTTAAATTTTCTCAGCATCAAATTCACAGTTATATTGCCTGTGAAAAAGGAAGGTTACTGATTTTATTATATTGATCTGATAGACAGATACTTGTGAACCTCAGAAGGTACAAGTGCCGAGAAATCCTGTTTGTTTCTGATCATCTCCCTGATTTGGGTTGAGGAAATGGGAAGCAATGCGCTCTTTATCACTGCGATATTAAACAATTGATAGCTTTTTGGAATGGTATAGTCTGGTTTTCTTGGATAGACGATGATATGATAATTTTGAAGTATCCTGTTAAAATCTTTCCAAAGATGAAATTGATCAAGTGAATCACTACCGATGATAAGAACAAAGTTAAGTTCCGGATATTGTGAATGAAGTGCTTCAAGGGTATTGATGGTGTAGGAAGGTTTTGGCATATTGAATTCAATATCACAGACTTCAAAGTCCGGATATTTTTCTAATGCCTGCTTAGCCATGATTAACCTGTCTTCGGCAGGAATAAGTCCGGATTCATTTTTTAATGGATTGAGAGGACTGACGACAAACCATATTTTATCAAGATGATATTCAAGCGATTTTTGAGCTATTTGCAAATGGCCATTGTGCAAAGGATTGAAGGAACCAAAAAACAAACCTGTTTTCATGACTGGCTTTCAATAAAATTTCTGACAATTTCAGAGACTGTCCTGATACAGTCTTCAACAGCCGAAGAGTTATCAGCCACG encodes:
- a CDS encoding PKD domain-containing protein, whose product is MVTITTIYILLSLIGSRGQSNNRKNHFKRIYSINWIILYLLIIFLILINQSKVTAQNCTNLNPSFSYTLNNNGCISPDTIKLSNTSSGTLASTSTYYWYINGVCFDTTTGLSNPGMLMKNAGTYRITLIAVTPSSCVDSAFNNISIYNPPTVDFSMLSDTVCKDSRAFFTNKTTGNSSATYYWTFGNGSSSTNSDTVSIKYSSTGNYNINLKVTQNGCSYNKTKSLTVLNGKPPIRFYNNLGIALQSVTWKRCLSLVTDPDTFTQSFASPDTLLNYYIDFGDGSSSSGNVLLPYPNGLIKHTYMKTGVFDVYVISRDTNSCERIFYGKVINLRYPVVGIGGPDNGHSNGCIPFTTSFKNTSTHVSGCTQFVWDFGDGSTETFDYSNQGDSVYHIYKTSSCSLYVKLTATNSCGSTQATWGPVNAYTKDIAKVSADKYVVCYPNTTISFQNKTEFNCYAGTKFFFWDFGDGSNSGWSSIGAGPTHKFNNPGKYTVILKDSNLCGIDTESINVTVYGPLQAGFKYSPSNVGCKEYQVSFTDTSKGDNLTYLWNFGDNSTSTLQNPVHTFKDTGTYNVTLKITGSCGTSTASSTIYVYKKPVAAIGNIDNQCLPATIQYNNQSKDLSPFAKYTWYLGNGNVSTQQKPSNLTFSNAGIYTVKLIVSDTCGVDSVTKTFQVYDLPSASFSADTVCQGDQTPFYNMSQIMPGNGSLSNYYWSFGDNTSSTSANPTHLYSNHGTYNVSLIAVSSFGCKDTFVSNVFVKEKPGVSFNIYPDSYGCVGNF
- a CDS encoding nicotinate-nucleotide adenylyltransferase, whose protein sequence is MKTGLFFGSFNPLHNGHLQIAQKSLEYHLDKIWFVVSPLNPLKNESGLIPAEDRLIMAKQALEKYPDFEVCDIEFNMPKPSYTINTLEALHSQYPELNFVLIIGSDSLDQFHLWKDFNRILQNYHIIVYPRKPDYTIPKSYQLFNIAVIKSALLPISSTQIREMIRNKQDFSALVPSEVHKYLSIRSI